TACATGCCCGAGAGCGCTTTTTCCCGCTATCGGACCTCGGCAAGGTGCACCGATCCGATCGAGAGACGGTTTTTCCGGCTCTCGTCCCGGTTCCGTGCCCTCCATCACCCGCTTACGTGCCCGAGAGCGCGTTTTCCCGCTATCGGACACCGACGGGGCGCGCCGATCCGATCGAGAGTCGGTTTTTCCGGCTCTCAGCCCGATCCCGTACCCGCCTGGCGCCCGTATACGCATTCTCCATCGCCCGCTTACGTGCCTGAGAGCGCGTTTTCCCGCTATCGGGCCCCGGTGGGGCGTACCGATCCGATCGAGAGACGGTTTTTCCGCCTCTCCCCCGTCCTCCGCGCTCCCCCACCGCCCGCATGCGCCCCCGCGATCGGGTGCGCACAAAACAAAAAAACCAGCCCATCAATCGGACTGGCTTCGAAAATTACCCTCTCGGCCTTGCGACAAGCGCGGCGAGGAAAGAGAAGATGATCGCCGCGGAAATGCCGGCGCTCGTCACTTCGAATATGCCGGTGATGATGCCGATCCATCCGTCCGTTTTCAGCTCCGCCAGCGCGCCGTGCACAAGCGAGTTGCCGAAGCTGGTGATCGGCACGGTTGCGCCGGCGCCGGCAAACCGGATAAACGGGTCGTACAAGCCTAGCCCGTCCACGATGGCGCCAGCGACGACAAGAGCGCTCATCGTGTGCGCCGGTGTCATTTTTCCGACGTCCATCATCAGTTGGCCGATGACGCAAATGGCGCCGCCGACGACAAAAGCCCAAACAAACTGCATGTAGTCCATCCGTATCACCTCCCGCTCTCGATGGCGACCGCATGCGCGATACACGGTATGCTCTCGCCCTGCTGGAAAGAAAGCGGCGAATGCAGCGACCCCGTCGCGACGACAAGCACCCGCTTCAGATCGCCCTGCTTCAGCCGCTTCATGATATGTCCGTACGTGACGGCCGCGGAACAGCCGCAGCCGCTGCCTCCTGCCTGAACCATCTGCTTTTGGCGGTCATAGATCATTAATCCGCAATCGTTGTACTGCGTCTGCTCGATCGGAATCTGGTTCTTTTTGAGCAAATCGCGGGCGATATCGGAGCCGACCTTGGCCAAGTCGCCCGTCACGATCAGATCGTAATACCCCGGCTCGCGGTCGAAATCCCGAAAGTGCGCCGTGATCGTATCGACCGCCGCCGGAGCCATAGCCGCCCCCATAT
The window above is part of the Paenibacillus hamazuiensis genome. Proteins encoded here:
- the spoVAE gene encoding stage V sporulation protein AE — translated: MQFVWAFVVGGAICVIGQLMMDVGKMTPAHTMSALVVAGAIVDGLGLYDPFIRFAGAGATVPITSFGNSLVHGALAELKTDGWIGIITGIFEVTSAGISAAIIFSFLAALVARPRG